CGCTACACTCTTCATGGCTATTATGTATTTAACGATGACCTTAGGAATTTCAGAATTATCGACGATGTTACCGTATGCAGGTGGGCCTTACTCTTTTGCTAGACGTGCAATGGGAAGATATATTGGCTTTATTACAGGGATTGGAGTTGTTCTTCAATATGTGATTGCTGCACCGATTATTGCCATTGGTATAGGTGGCTATATAAGCTTTTTATTCCCATCCGTTCCGACAGTAGTAGCAGCAGCTTTCATGTATGCCCTCTTTATGGGTGTCCATATTATCGGTATAAAGGAATATGCAACAATTGAAATGGTGCTTGTCTTTATAGCACTTGGATTATTAGTATTAATGTATTTTGTTGGATTACCACAAATTAATGTGGCTCATTTATTCCCTGAAAATGGTGATTTAATACCTGGTGGATTTAAAGGGGTTTGGTCTGCCTTGCCATATGCTATGTGGTTATTTTTAGCCATTGAAATGCTACCAATGCTATCTGAGGAGACGAGAGATGTACAAAAGGACATGCCAAAGGGCTTAATCTCCGGAATGATTACGTTATTAGTATTGTCCGTTTTAACGACAACTGTGGCAATAGGTCTTGCTGGTATTGATGTTATGACTGTTGCGGAAGATCCGCTTCCAGCAGCAATTGCAGCAGCGTTTGGTAATACGTACTGGCTAGCTCAAATTTTAGCTTCTGTAGGATTAGTAGGATTAATTGCTAGTTTCTCAGGTGTTATCTTAGCTTATTCACGTCAAGTTTACGCATTATCTCGAGCAGGTTATTTACCAAGCATTTTAGCAAAGATGCATAAAAAGCGTCAGACACCTTATATGGCAATTATTTTACCAGGCTTTATCGGCTTAGCGCTTGTTATCTTATTCAATCCTGATGACCTCATTTTAATTTCTACATTCGGGGCATTAGTGTCTTATATTACGATGAATTTATCAGTGTTGATTTTACGGAAAAAAGAGCCAAATCTTGTTAGAACATTTAAAACACCATTATATCCATTTACACCAATTGTTTCTCTTGTGCTAGCAGTTATTGCTATCTTTGCAAGTTTCTTTGCCAATTTTACATTTTTCATCGTGTCGTTAGCTGTTTTTGCTGTTGCAAGTATTTATTATTGGATTTGGGCTCGTCATCAAATTAATGAGGATGCTCCAGAAGAACGCTTTGCTAAAGAAGCGACTACTTCGCATGAAAGTCAGATTACTACAGCACCCATTGAAGCGATTAGAGAATAGAGCAAAAGGATGTGTCCTCCAATGAATCAAGTAGAATGGATTATTTTTGATAAGGATGGAACCATTATTGAAATGGATTCCTTATGGATAGCATGGGCCACAAATTTTTACCTCAATTTAACTGAAAATTCGGATTTCGAAGTCGGTTTTACATTACAGGAGTTTTTAAAAAATATAGGTGTAAAAGACAATGGTCGCTCCATTGATCCAACAAGTCCATTAGCCATTGGAAGTATACAAGAAGCAGAAACGATTGTTGCCTATTTACTTTATCAAGAAGGAATAGCATGGAGTAAGGGTGTGACAATAGCGAGATCTGCAGCAAGTTTAGCTACTACTCAGCAAGAGCATGTAACTGTAAAAGAACTACCAGGTATTCGACGGCTATTAATGGCTTTAAATAATAGTGGGATAAAATTAGGCGTTATCACGGCTGATTTAACTGCTCGAGCGGAGAACCATCTTAAACAGCTAGGTATTCTAGAGCAATTTGAATTTGTTTTAGGAAGTGATCAAGCAGTTTATAGTAAGCCATTTCCAGATTTAGCTTATGTAGCAAGGGAACGCTATCATGTGCCACTTGAACGGACAGTGATGATTGGTGATTCAAATGCTGACATGCTTTTTGCTAAAAATGCTGGTATGCAATTTTCCATCGGCATTATCCCAAAAGAAGTTTACCCAAAAGACTATTTACCAGATGCTACAAAAATCATTGAATCCTATGATGAATCATTAGTAGCTATGTTTGTAAAAAAGGAGTGATTATATGGACCATCAATTGATTGCAAAAATTACTGAGTTAGTATTGGAGAAAATTTCACAAACGTCTCAATCGGATGGTGGCTATCAAGGTCTAACACAAGGCGAGCTGCAGGAATGGCAGTCATTTCATCCGATGAATCCAAGCATGAGCATGTCTCAACAGCCTGTCGTTGCTGCCGGTGTTTACGAGGCTTTAACTGCGCAGGAGTTGCAAAATTGGGATAGCTTACATCAGCAGCAA
This genomic stretch from Lysinibacillus pakistanensis harbors:
- the eat gene encoding ethanolamine permease; this encodes MSSKKGEIIVLKKALTPIHLWTIGVGIVISGNYFGWNFGLSQSGYLGMLIATLFMAIMYLTMTLGISELSTMLPYAGGPYSFARRAMGRYIGFITGIGVVLQYVIAAPIIAIGIGGYISFLFPSVPTVVAAAFMYALFMGVHIIGIKEYATIEMVLVFIALGLLVLMYFVGLPQINVAHLFPENGDLIPGGFKGVWSALPYAMWLFLAIEMLPMLSEETRDVQKDMPKGLISGMITLLVLSVLTTTVAIGLAGIDVMTVAEDPLPAAIAAAFGNTYWLAQILASVGLVGLIASFSGVILAYSRQVYALSRAGYLPSILAKMHKKRQTPYMAIILPGFIGLALVILFNPDDLILISTFGALVSYITMNLSVLILRKKEPNLVRTFKTPLYPFTPIVSLVLAVIAIFASFFANFTFFIVSLAVFAVASIYYWIWARHQINEDAPEERFAKEATTSHESQITTAPIEAIRE
- a CDS encoding HAD family hydrolase, which encodes MNQVEWIIFDKDGTIIEMDSLWIAWATNFYLNLTENSDFEVGFTLQEFLKNIGVKDNGRSIDPTSPLAIGSIQEAETIVAYLLYQEGIAWSKGVTIARSAASLATTQQEHVTVKELPGIRRLLMALNNSGIKLGVITADLTARAENHLKQLGILEQFEFVLGSDQAVYSKPFPDLAYVARERYHVPLERTVMIGDSNADMLFAKNAGMQFSIGIIPKEVYPKDYLPDATKIIESYDESLVAMFVKKE